Genomic DNA from Acidisoma sp. PAMC 29798:
TGCCGTCGCGCTGGCGAAGATCCTCACCAATGCCGGCTTGCAGGTTCTGGTCCATGTCATGACGGATGGGCGGGACACGCCACCGCGCTCCGGCGCCGCCTTCGTCGCGGCGTTCGAAGCGGCGCTGCCGCTCGGCGCGCGCATTGCGACGGTCAGTGGCCGCTACTACGCCATGGACCGCGACAATCGGTGGGAGCGCGTCAATCTGGCCTGGAACGTCATGGTGGACGCCGACGGTCCCCATTACGCGTCAGCCGCGGCAGCGATCGATGCCGCCTATGCCGAGGATGTCGGGGATGAATTCGTGCGGCCGGCGGTGATCGGCGACTATGCCGGCATGAAGGACGGGGATGCGCAGCTCTCCATCAACTTCCGCGCCGACCGCATTCGCCAGTTGCTGATGTCGCTGCTCGACCCCGCCTTCACCGGCTTCGCCCGCACGCGCCGTCCCGCCTTCGCCTATGTCGCCGGCCTTACCGATTATGGCTCCGCGCTCGATAAACTGATGACCGTGGTCTTTCCACAAAACAGCATGAACGCCCTGCTCGGCCAGGTCGTGGCCGCCGCCGGGAAGCGGCAGCTTCGCATGGCGGAGACCGAGAAATACCCCCACGTCACCTATTTCATGAATGGCGGGGTCGAGACGCCCAACCCGGGTGAGGAGCGGATCATGGTTCCCTCACCCAAGGTCGCGACCTATGATTTGCAACCGGAAATGTCAGCGCCTGAGCTGACGGCCAAGGCCGTTGCGCAGATCGAGAGCGGCGTCTTTGACCTCATCATTCTCAACTTCGCCAACCCGGACATGGTCGGCCATACCGGTATTCTCGGCGCCGCCATTATCGCGGTGGAGACGGTGGACAAAGGCCTGGGCCAGATCGCCGCCGCCGTGTCCAAGGCCGGCGGCGTCTTGCTCGTCACCGCCGATCACGGCAATTGCGAGTTGATGCGCGACCCGGTCACCCAGGCCCCCCATACCGCCCATACCCTCAATCCGGTGCCCGTGATGGTGATGGGCGCGCCGGCCGGCGCCACCCTGGCCAATGGCAGGCTCGGTGATATTGCGCCGACCCTGCTGGCGCTCATGGGCCTGCCCCAACCGCCCGAGATGACCGGCGTCAACCTGCTGCGGAGCGATGCCGCTGACGCAGCCGCGTAACACCCTGCGGCGCGGGATGGCCGCCCTATTGGGTCTGGTCCTCGCCGCCACAACCGCAGGCGCCGCGACGAATCCGCAAGCGGCCTTGCAAGCGCTCCAACGCCAACAGCAATTGCATGAGGGCCAAGCCGCCGCAGCCCGCGCCCGCGTCGCCGCCATCGCCGCCATGCAGGCGGCCCTGTCCCAACAGCGCGTGCAAACGGCCGCCAAACTGCAAGACGCGGAGATGGCGACCGCCGCCGCCGCCGCGCGCATGGCCGATCTCGCGGCACAGAAGAAGGCTGTGGCGACGGCGCTCATCGCGCGCGCCGCAGCCCTCGCGCCTCTCCTGCCGCTGATCGAGCGTCTGGCGCTGTTTCCGTCCGAAACCCTTCTCGCCGTGCCGGCCAAGCCGAGCGACACCTTGCGCGGCTTGCTTGTGCTGCAAGGTCTGTCGCGCGAAATCGGTCGCCAGGCGAATGCGCTGAAACACCAGCAGGACCAGTTGGACGCGCTGACGGGCGCGATGCTGGCGGCGGCCCCGGCACTGGCGGAGGCCGAAGCCGTGCAGGCCCGCCAGAACGCGGCCCTGGATGCGCAGATCGCAAGCGCGGCGGCCAGCCAGCAGAGCGCCGCCGATGCCGCGGCCGCAGCCGACCAGGCCGCCGCCAACGATGCCGGCCGCGCCCAGACCTTACAGGACGCGATTGCCCGGATCGCCGCGTCCCGCAAGGCGGCGCTCGCACGCGCCACGCGGTTGGCGAAACGTGCCGCGCGGCTACGCCCTGCCGTGGCTGCGGCGGCGCAGCAGCGGGAGGCGGAGCTGGCAGCGCCGGCAGGTGCGGGCCTCGGCAGCGGCCATCTCCCCTCGCCGGTCGTCGGGCGGGTTGTGCGCGGCTGGGGTGACACGACCCTGGCGGGGCCGTCGACCGGCCTTTCCTACGCCACGGCCCCTGGCGCCCGTGTGATTTCACCCTGCGCGGGCAGCGTGGTATTCGGATCTGCCTTCCGCAGCTACGGTCTGCTGCTCATTGTGGATTGCGGCGGCGGCTATGATTTCGTCTTGGCGGGCCTGGACCGGCTGGATGTCGGGATCGGTCAGCGGCTGCAATCGGGGGAGCCTGTCGGGATCATGGCAGGCTGGAATCCCAAGCAACCGGCGCAACGGCCCCAGCTTTACCTGGAGTTACGGCGGGATGGGGCTCCCGTTAATCCTGCGCCATGGCTTCATGCGCAGGGTTGATTGATGAGGCGTTTCCTTCCCACAATGGCATAATGCCAATCGTGTGGATCAGGCTGTGCGTTGTGTGCCCTCTGGGGCCGGCTATAGGAAAGTTCGGATGAAGCTTCGCTCAGGCTTGCTGCTCGGCACGGCATTTATTGCCGGCCTCTCCCTCGCCCCTTTGTCGGATGTGGTTCTGCACCGATTCGGCGCGACCCTCGGTATCGGCCGCGCCCTGGCGGCGGAGGATCCTGTCGCGGACGCCTTCCCGTTCCTCAGCCTGTTCGGCGACGTCTATCAGACTGTGAAGGCCGATTACGTCGAGCCCGTCAAAGACCAGCCCCTGATCGAAAATGCCATCAACGGGATGCTGTCCGGCCTCGATCCGCATAGCGCCTATATGAACGCCAAGCAGTATCGCGACATGCAGGCCCAAACGGATGGTGAGTTCGGTGGACTCGGCCTTGAAGTCACGCAGGAAAACGGTTTCATCAAGGTCATTAGCCCGATCGACGGCACACCCGCCTCGAAGGCCAAAATCAAACCGAATGACCTCATCCTCGAAATCAACGGCAAGTCAGTCCAGGGTCTTTCCCTCGATGATGCCGTGGACATGATGCGCGGCGCGCCGGGATCGACCATTGCGCTGACGCTCAAGCAGGCCGCCAGTCCTAAGCCGCAGGTGATGACGCTGACGCGGGAGGTGATCAACGTCCCCTCCGTCCATCAGTCGCTTTACGGCGATGTCGGCTATATTCGCCTCTCGGTCTTCAGCGAGAATGCCGACCAGGGTATCCGCGACGCGGTCACCAAGCTCCAGGCCCAGTCACATGGCAAGATCCATGGCTATGTCCTGGATCTGCGCAACAATCCGGGTGGTTTGCTCGACCAGGCAGTCGCCGTCGCCAACGACTTCATGAACCATGGTGAGATCGTCTCGACCCGCGCCCGCCATCCGAAGGACAGCCAGGTGTGGAACGCCAAGCCGGACGGCGACATCGTCGGCAATGCCCCGCTTGTGGTCATGATCAACCCCGGTTCGGCCTCTGCCTCAGAGATCGTCTCGGGCGCCCTGCAGGACAATCGGCGCGCCATCGTGCTCGGCTTGCGCAGCTTCGGCAAAGGCTCGGTCCAGACGGTCATTCAGCTGCCCGGCGACAGCGCCATGCGCCTGACGACGGCGCGCTATTACACGCCGTCCGGCCGGTCGATCCAAGAACTGGGCATCACGCCAGACGTGCCCGTCGCTTCTTCGGATTCTTCCGATAACGACATGCAGCCGCTGCGCGAAAGCGACCTTCAGCACGCCATGCTCAATCCGAACAGCAAGGGCTTGCCGCCGCTGCCGCCCCGCACGGATCTGCCGTCGGTCGTCAAGGACATTCCGAAGGTGCCACCGGCGGGCTGGGCGAAGTTCGACCCCGCCAAGCCCACAACCGATTTCCAGCTTCAGCAAGCCCTGAAGGTGGTCGATGCCATGCCGGCGACCGTCGCGTCGAACTGAGCTGACGCGCGCCGATGCATCCTGACGATCTTCCATACCGCCCCAATGTCGGCGCGGTATTGTTCAATAGCAGGGGTCAGGTGTTCGTCGCGCGCCGTGCGGATTTCCCGAATGCCGAGGGGCCTGCCGGCGGCTGGCAATTGCCGCAGGGCGGCATCGATGAGACGGAAGACCCCCGAGTCGCCATCTTCCGCGAACTCGGAGAAGAAATCGGCACGGAAAAGGCCGAAATCATTGGCGAGCATCCCGACTGGCTGACCTATGATCTGCCGCCCGAGCTGATCGGTAAGGCGCTGCACGGCCGCTACCGTGGCCAACGCCAGCGCTGGTTCGCGCTGCGGTTCACCGGCAACGACTCCGACATCCGGCTCGACCTCGATCCGCATCCTGAGTTCGATGCCTGGCGTTGGGACGATCTTGTCAACCTTCCGACCCTTGCAGTGGGTTTCAAGCGAGAGATCTATGCAGTGCTGGCGACCTCCTTCGCCCGCTTTGCCTTCCCTGCCTGACGCCCCTTTTCACAAAACCTCCCCACAGGAGTTGCCTCTCATGAGCACGATTATGCTGACGGCCGAAGACGGCCACGAATTCTCCGCCTATGTCGCGGGCCCCGAAGATGCGGAAATGGGCCTCGTCATCGTGCAGGAGATTTTCGGCGTGAACAGCCATATGCGCCACGCGAGCGATACCTTCGCGGCCGCCGGCTTCCGCGTCATCTGCCCGGCGCTGTTCGACCGCGCCGAGCGGGATGTCGAGCTGGGCTATACCGGCCCCGACATGCAAAAGGGCATCGAACTGCGCGGCAAGATCGCCGACGACAAGACGATGCTGGATATCGAGGCCGCCGCCGCTGAACTGGGCACGGACGCGATCGGCATCGTCGGCTATTGCTGGGGTGGCACCATTGCCTGGTGGGGCGCGACCCGCAGCGAGACCTTCGACGTCGCCGTCGGCTGGTATGGCGGCGGCATCGCCGGCACCAAGACCGAGACGCCGAATTGCCCGGTGCAGCTGCATTTCGGCGGCCAGGACGATCACATCCCGCAAAGCGACATCGATGCGATCAGCGAAGCCCAGCCTGACGTCGAAATCTTCGTCTATGACGATGCCGGCCATGGCTTCGGCTGTGAACAGCGCCCGAGCTTCGAGCCCGCGAGCTATGAGCTGGCCCAGAGCCGCACGCTTGAGTTCCTGCGCGAAAACCTCGGCTGAAGACGACCATGAGATGGCGGCCATGCGCCGCCATCTCATGAAGACTCTCCCGCAGCGCACAAACTCCTGTTTGCCGCTGCGTTACTGCGTGTCATTATCGTTGGAGCGCTGCGGCAAGCCATCGTAGCGGCGCATTTCATCACGCAGGAGCTGCCCTTACATGCTGTCCGTAGGCGATACCTTCCCGAGCTTCGATCTGACCGCCGTCCGCGGCGGCCCGGCCGGGCTCAAGATCGACACCGCTTTCACCCAGATCGACTCCACCACCGATGCCGGAAAGTGGAAGCTGGTGTTCTTCTGGCCGAAGGATTTCACCTTCGTCTGCCCGACCGAGATCGTCGCTTTCGGCAAGCTGAACGCCGACTTCATCGATCGTGACACCGTCACTTACGGCGTTTCGACCGACAGCGAGTTCGTTCACATGAACTGGCGCCTGCATCACGACGATCTGCGC
This window encodes:
- the gpmI gene encoding 2,3-bisphosphoglycerate-independent phosphoglycerate mutase yields the protein MTVQPVRPVMLVILDGWGWRDSNTDNAVRLAHTPTFDRLWGNGPHAFLHTDGEDVGLPEGQFGNSEVGHLNIGAGRVVMQELPRITRAARDGSLATNPTILALIAAAQASTGVCHLLGLISPGGVHAHQDHAVALAKILTNAGLQVLVHVMTDGRDTPPRSGAAFVAAFEAALPLGARIATVSGRYYAMDRDNRWERVNLAWNVMVDADGPHYASAAAAIDAAYAEDVGDEFVRPAVIGDYAGMKDGDAQLSINFRADRIRQLLMSLLDPAFTGFARTRRPAFAYVAGLTDYGSALDKLMTVVFPQNSMNALLGQVVAAAGKRQLRMAETEKYPHVTYFMNGGVETPNPGEERIMVPSPKVATYDLQPEMSAPELTAKAVAQIESGVFDLIILNFANPDMVGHTGILGAAIIAVETVDKGLGQIAAAVSKAGGVLLVTADHGNCELMRDPVTQAPHTAHTLNPVPVMVMGAPAGATLANGRLGDIAPTLLALMGLPQPPEMTGVNLLRSDAADAAA
- a CDS encoding peroxiredoxin, with the translated sequence MLSVGDTFPSFDLTAVRGGPAGLKIDTAFTQIDSTTDAGKWKLVFFWPKDFTFVCPTEIVAFGKLNADFIDRDTVTYGVSTDSEFVHMNWRLHHDDLRSLPIPMLADIKRELSTALGVLDKKEGVALRATFLVDPEGIIRYAAVNDLSVGRNPQEVMRILDALQSDELCPCNWQKGEETLKAA
- a CDS encoding murein hydrolase activator EnvC family protein, coding for MPLTQPRNTLRRGMAALLGLVLAATTAGAATNPQAALQALQRQQQLHEGQAAAARARVAAIAAMQAALSQQRVQTAAKLQDAEMATAAAAARMADLAAQKKAVATALIARAAALAPLLPLIERLALFPSETLLAVPAKPSDTLRGLLVLQGLSREIGRQANALKHQQDQLDALTGAMLAAAPALAEAEAVQARQNAALDAQIASAAASQQSAADAAAAADQAAANDAGRAQTLQDAIARIAASRKAALARATRLAKRAARLRPAVAAAAQQREAELAAPAGAGLGSGHLPSPVVGRVVRGWGDTTLAGPSTGLSYATAPGARVISPCAGSVVFGSAFRSYGLLLIVDCGGGYDFVLAGLDRLDVGIGQRLQSGEPVGIMAGWNPKQPAQRPQLYLELRRDGAPVNPAPWLHAQG
- a CDS encoding S41 family peptidase; translation: MKLRSGLLLGTAFIAGLSLAPLSDVVLHRFGATLGIGRALAAEDPVADAFPFLSLFGDVYQTVKADYVEPVKDQPLIENAINGMLSGLDPHSAYMNAKQYRDMQAQTDGEFGGLGLEVTQENGFIKVISPIDGTPASKAKIKPNDLILEINGKSVQGLSLDDAVDMMRGAPGSTIALTLKQAASPKPQVMTLTREVINVPSVHQSLYGDVGYIRLSVFSENADQGIRDAVTKLQAQSHGKIHGYVLDLRNNPGGLLDQAVAVANDFMNHGEIVSTRARHPKDSQVWNAKPDGDIVGNAPLVVMINPGSASASEIVSGALQDNRRAIVLGLRSFGKGSVQTVIQLPGDSAMRLTTARYYTPSGRSIQELGITPDVPVASSDSSDNDMQPLRESDLQHAMLNPNSKGLPPLPPRTDLPSVVKDIPKVPPAGWAKFDPAKPTTDFQLQQALKVVDAMPATVASN
- a CDS encoding dienelactone hydrolase family protein — its product is MSTIMLTAEDGHEFSAYVAGPEDAEMGLVIVQEIFGVNSHMRHASDTFAAAGFRVICPALFDRAERDVELGYTGPDMQKGIELRGKIADDKTMLDIEAAAAELGTDAIGIVGYCWGGTIAWWGATRSETFDVAVGWYGGGIAGTKTETPNCPVQLHFGGQDDHIPQSDIDAISEAQPDVEIFVYDDAGHGFGCEQRPSFEPASYELAQSRTLEFLRENLG
- a CDS encoding RNA pyrophosphohydrolase, coding for MHPDDLPYRPNVGAVLFNSRGQVFVARRADFPNAEGPAGGWQLPQGGIDETEDPRVAIFRELGEEIGTEKAEIIGEHPDWLTYDLPPELIGKALHGRYRGQRQRWFALRFTGNDSDIRLDLDPHPEFDAWRWDDLVNLPTLAVGFKREIYAVLATSFARFAFPA